gtggcgattatccatgacgcggcggggttgcaacgccggcctgaagggcagacgtgaccgcggtgacgagcaccggtagctgctcgagcagctggctcaacgaccgCAAGAGCGAACGGAGCTCGGCTGCATCGGTGGCCGAGGGGGCGGCGTTGGCCGCTGGGGGGGCCTCCGCCACTGGGGAGGCCGGTTGCGGCAACTCCGTAGCAGACGACTGCCGCGGAGCGTCGGCAGCCGGTTGCGGCGTAGCACGAGGTGCCGTCGTCTGTTGTGGCAGTGTGTCATCGGCATTCCAGCGTGCAGCGGCATGGGTGGCCCGGCCCgcgcgccggcgacgcctgcgcggGGCGGCAACCCGCGCGCTCTGCGTGGGTGGTGGGTTGGCCTCCCCCCCGGGCGAAGCCGGGGACGGCGCGGCCGGTTGCCTCGTCTCGCCCGCCGCCAGTTCCGAACGCCTGGCGGTGGCGGCTGATGGTCCGCCCTTGGTGGCGGCAGCAAAGCTGGTGGACGGGTGCACCTTACGAGAAGGAGCAGCCCCTCCGCTCCGGTGGTTTCGGCCCCTTTTAAAGGCCGAACAGCCTCTGTAGCTGGCAACGTGCGCGCCgccgcagttgcagcacgtcggcttcTCTTCCTTGGCGAGCCCGCAAGACTTGCTCTCGTGCTGtcccgcgcatttgacgcagcggggcaacatagagcagtagcgggagacatggtcgagcctctggcaggaaaagcactgggccctcttgcctttggcccggagaggttccaccgcgaccctgacccggccgactcgctgcacctggaaaatcttccgattttccaggttgtcgacGAGGACAACCTGGTACAGTGGCATGTCGCGGTGCGTGCGTGGGGACTTCATCAGTCCGGTGGACCGGACGCCGAAGCCCATGTCCTCGAGTTCTTCTCTGAGATAGTCCGCCCCAAACTTGAGTGGAAGGTGGCGgaacaccaccttcagaagtttgagcGGCTCAGAGGGGTGCGTGTAGCACGGGAGGCCATCTCTGGAGATGGTGTCCATCACCGCGCGGTACTCCTCGTTGGAGGACACCGTGACCTTGTAGAGGTCACGGCCAGCAGTCTTGACAGTGGCGGACGTAGCCGCCCTGTCTAGTTTTTGCTGGAACTCCTTGTACCCGCCCGCCCATTGGATGACGATGGGCGGGGGCTTCTTTTGGGCCGACACAGGAGGCGCGGCACCATCTTCAGTCGCGTCCACACTGGCCCCTGCGAACGCGTTGGCGGTCGGCAGCGGCGTCGGTTGCTGCAGCGCAGCAGCCCTGGCAGTGCGCCGCCTGGGAGGGGCGACAAAACCATCCTCATCCGGCTGCCGGGAGGTGGCAGGTGGACGAGTGGGCCGCCGCGTCTTCGTCGGTCTCGGCGAGGCGGCGCTCGCGGAGGAGCCCGCGATAGTCGTCCCAGACTCCGTGGTGGAAGGGCGGGAAGCCCTCGAGGCCTTCTTCCGCGGCCTCGCTGTGTCGGACGTCTGAGAGGGAGTGTCGGAGTCGTCATGCGTCATAGCCCGGCGCTTTCTGGGCGCACGGGCAGCGTCAGAGTCAGTGTCACGGCGCTCTGACTCGGCTATGGCCTCAGCCAAATTAGCGTCAGGCAGGTCGATATCCTGCATCTCGGCGGCCGCAGCTAGCGTAGCCACGGGCTCTTCTCGTGTCTTGGGGACCAGGGGTGCAGCCGGGGGCACATCGACCTCTTCAGTGGTCGAGGCCAGCGGCGCAACTCCCGCCGAGGCCGCCACCGCCGGGACCGCAGACTCGCGCAATTCAACCGGCGGGGCTCTCGGTGGCACACCCGACACTTGCTGCCTCGTGTACGGCAGAGTGGCACCCTTCCGAATGTGACAGAAGGCGAGTATAGTCGCCTCGTCGTCCTTTCGACCCGGGTAGGAACCCCCGTGAGCGAGTTTGTTCATAAGAATGAACACTCGATCACGAGAGAGCACATCAGAATCCGAAGAGTCATTCCTGTCGTGGTCAGTTGTCGtaagccggttcgtcataagtggggggccggatggggccgccaccgggatcagctcagtcgcctgagctggccccgacgggcggcgatccgccacacccttcgcaggtaaagcaacctctctcaacgacatctcgaacagcactgtgccggcgccggcggggtgggggtcctttatgggctcgggtgcggcggccggttgcgcgcgcgccccattggtcggcggccgcagcagggcgagctggtaaaggtgcggcggcggcgtgcggcgggtgccactgtgtggggagacgctgactggagcggagcgcctgactgactgactgactgcgcgtgcctgcctgcctgcctgcctgcctgcctgcctgcctgtttgttcgtgatgccgcccaagactagcgggaaagccgccaagaaggctggcaaggcgcagaagaacatttcgaagggcgacaagaagaagaagcgcaagaggaaggagagctatgccatctacatctacaaggtgctgaagcaggtgcaccctgacacgggcatctcttcgaaggcgatgagcatcatgaacagcttcgtgaacgacattttcgagcgcattgcggccgaggcttctcgcctggcgcactacaacaagcgctcgaccatcacgtcccgcgagatccagaccgctgtgcggctcttgctgcctggcgagctggccaagcacgcggtgagcgagggcacgaaggcggtgaccaagtacacgagctccaagtaaggaggtggctcttggaaataggaggctcgtccgcggcgcggcgaagaaaagaaaaaacggcccttttcagggccaccaaaatgcctttgcgggaagggcggaattgttgttgttgttgttgttgttgttgtgagcgggtggacgggcggcacagctgtagctgtagcttgtggtgtggtgtggtgcggcgccggcgcctttggttttggtgtgacgttgggatacgcactttaggccacagccgggtcgtgggcgtgggtgtttcgagacgtgttggtgttaggggggcggatcgctggagttggcttgtttgatatatatatttttttttttttttttgtcccctttgtatggtatggccggaggtgtggaacggaaagcaaaccgcgattgtcggatgtcacaccgttggtggcgagggtgagaaacacgttgccgcctacagctgcttctacgccgagcgggtgggttaagttagtagttggttggttgggcgacgtaaaagtggagcgtggaggtgtgtgtgaacgtgaggagacacgcattgcattgtatttgtacgcgcgaggtgagttaggagaccacgcgccacgacgtacggtgccctctttcgacctgacgtctgacgtctggaggcggtgtcgtcattctggatgtacgtgtattttccgctcagttgagtgaggtgacgcgagacgacggcgtcggtggtgtttttgttttgttgttggcgccccggggatgaagaggggcacccgacggtaacgagaggttgcactttgtgatcggtcgaatgtccggggagcgaggaatagggtggggggttgaaaagaaacgccagtgtagggcaacgggacggtgaacgttcccgtggtgtcggaggtgtgcagtgggggggaggaaaaaaaaaaagcgcgtaacggcgcggctgccgtggtggaaacgttctctccaactgtggtggtgtcccctgtgtgttttgttgttctctatatcgtgtgtcccctcgcacaagacgctctctgggcgggtttgattcattcatttttgcatagtcacgtagcgtagaatggaatgcgcaagagttgagtgagactggcgacggtatatggtctgagcagcgtcagctgcactgcactccccggaaaagaatcttggatgccgtgctaactgaaatttggtggacggggttctcaaggctgttttgctattttcttgtttgtttgtctctagttaagatggtgaaatgacgtcgaagaagcagtattgcaaatactgttatggaaatgccctagtttgatgaaaggaaatgtgtgttgaatatacaggatggtaaagaccaagtgcgttgaaagaaacgttgtgaaggaacgaacgttccctgaattggtttctttttgttcccgagttgtgtacaatggacgacggttgtgccatatcgcagcattgcatcatccccaggtttgatttcaattgagcgataaaaaaaggaaaaagagaagaacaagaacactatcgaaatggtctatggtgtgtgacccacaattgttgtctttaaatcacttacccaaccatgtcgtaaaaatattttttttttttttttttttttttttttttttttttttttttttacagtggctgccgaatgacctagatgtaacagagagagagagaaacacatggcgtgtcagatgtttgttttcttttcccccccccccccccccccccctctcgtcaagtggcaaatgcgaacaccgtcagctgtaattgacgatcgacactagtatggcgcgaaaagggggtgcgacctgtgcagttgtgggtgaaactttgggtgatgggctgtcatgcggcatcgcgtgcgttcattacccctcggcggcggcggcggcggcggcggcggcgccgcagctccgtccagctcgcgctctcggaaacaaccctctcgtaatgccgcgtctcctccgtcactgcaattttcaaagggaaacctgtgtggccggtgggggtgtgtcaaccgttggccctcaagctccgccgacaaaaagtgttgagtgtatccagtgtgagagaggttgacgcttttcgtggtgtgtgtgtgtgtgtgtgtgtgtgtgtgtgtggcaatgttttgaaaagtttgcaacgtacgttaagaagtgttgacgctgaaacttgcgggctgtgtggccctggtggttggctggctggagacgcgggcgtgtccagtcggtcggttgttgtggctgaaaggtacgtatacggttccgccgtcccgtcggaactgcgtctgtctggaaggtatgacgtgacgtgcagtttttattaggtcagcccttgttgtgtattgttccatttgttgctcactcgtcacccgtatttggtgtggcgatgtatgtggacgtactgctggatcagtgtcagggtttccgtgggaggtgttggttgggttggatttgcctgacacggctgagtccgcaattggcctgccgttcgttgatgcgatatgtgggttctgaggaagaatgtgtacgagatagttgcccctgccctgccctttctttcgcgttcgtgtgtgccccccttgttgtgtagtgtgggttgaacatggttctttaccgagtgggggggaatgggatggacggatccgttgctgttgctgtcaccgtcaagacaacgcacgcacgcacgcacgcacccctgtcctacgagaaggtgtgtcaaccggggtttcggtagtcgtgtgtgtaggggacggggagaagcaaagtggagagtgcggcacgggcagagagtggaattggggcgcgttgatgttgggaaacatgccccaagggttgcgggatgatgtggcggtgaga
The Schistocerca gregaria isolate iqSchGreg1 unplaced genomic scaffold, iqSchGreg1.2 ptg001463l, whole genome shotgun sequence DNA segment above includes these coding regions:
- the LOC126332481 gene encoding serine/arginine repetitive matrix protein 1-like codes for the protein MSLREVALPAKGVADRRPSGPAQATELIPVAAPSGPPLMTNRLTTTDHDRNDSSDSDVLSRDRVFILMNKLAHGGSYPGRKDDEATILAFCHIRKGATLPYTRQQVSGVPPRAPPVELRESAVPAVAASAGVAPLASTTEEVDVPPAAPLVPKTREEPVATLAAAAEMQDIDLPDANLAEAIAESERRDTDSDAARAPRKRRAMTHDDSDTPSQTSDTARPRKKASRASRPSTTESGTTIAGSSASAASPRPTKTRRPTRPPATSRQPDEDGFVAPPRRRTARAAALQQPTPLPTANAFAGASVDATEDGAAPPVSAQKKPPPIVIQWAGGYKEFQQKLDRAATSATVKTAGRDLYKVTVSSNEEYRAVMDTISRDGLPGRNHRSGGAAPSRKVHPSTSFAAATKGGPSAATARRSELAAGETRQPAAPSPASPGGEANPPPTQSARVAAPRRRRRRAGRATHAAARWNADDTLPQQTTAPRATPQPAADAPRQSSATELPQPASPVAEAPPAANAAPSATDAAEL